DNA sequence from the Fibrobacter succinogenes genome:
TCACGGGTCTTGGAAACTTCTTCCAGGCTGATGGCACCTTCCTCGACTTCAGCGCTATGATCCGCTTCTAGTTGACGCTTAACAGTGTAAAAAGTAACGCCTCCCGGATGGGAGGCGTTCTTGTTTTTGTGCGTTAAACATTTGAAAAAAGAAACCCGTGCAGTAGAACTGCGCGGGCTCGACAATGAAAATTGTCATCGCGAGAATGCCCGCGATTCTCAATTACAGGCGTTCTGCAATCTGGACGGCGTTGAGGGCTGCACCCTTGCGGATCTGGTCGCCAACAATCCAGATGTTCATGCCGTTGTCGCAAGCGAGGTCCTTACGGATACGACCGACGTAGATATCATCCGTGCCCATGAGGTTAAGCGGCATCGGGTAGACGTTGTTTGCCGGATCGTCGCAAAGCTGGAGGCCTTCGCCGTTCTTGATAGCGTTGCGGACTTCTTCGACAGAGAGTGCGCGTTCCGTTTCGAAGCTGATGGCTTCGGAATGGCAGCGGAGTGCAGAAACGCGGACGCAAGTAGCAGCGCAGCGGACGTCGCTGTGCATGATCTTCTGCGTTTCGTTGAACATCTTCATCTCTTCCTTGGTGTAGCCGTTGTCGGTGAACACGTCAATGTGCGGGATGAGGTTGTAAGCGAGCTGGTGTGCGAACTTCTTCACGGTGACCGGCTTGCCTTCGACGATTTCCTGATACTGCTGCTTGAGTTCAGCCATGCCTGTTGCACCGGCACCGCTTGCGCTCTGGTAAGAGGAAACGTGGATAGTCTTGATCTTGCTCAAGTCGTTGATCGGCTTGAGAGCGACAACCATCATGATGGTCGTGCAGTTCGGGTTAGCGATAATGCCCTTGTGGAGCTTGATGTCTTCCGGGTTCACTTCCGGGACAACGAGCGGAACGTTCGGATCCATGCGGAAGAAGCTCGTGTTGTCAACGACGACGGCGCCGGCATCAACTGCGATAGGAGCGAATTCCTTGGAAACGCTTGCGCCTGCAGAAGAGAGCACGAGGTCAACGTTCTTGAAAGCATCCTTGCAAGTGAGTTCCACTTTGAGCTTTTCGCCCTTGAATTCATATTCGCGACCGACGCTGCGTTCGGATGCGAGAAGCTTCAAGTTCTGAAGCGGAAAGTTACGTTGTTCAAGAATCTTGAGGAGTTCCTGACCTACTGCGCCGGTGGCGCCCATGATCGCTACGTTACGAATCATAGATTTAACCTTTGTTTTTACTTATTGTTGAGGTTGATTGTTCGTTTTTAAATTTTGAATGATCTTGTTGAATTTATCGACATGCCTTTTTGCAATCACAATCAAGTCGTGAGCCTGTGCGTATTTTTTCCTTGCTTCTTCTGGATCTTCCAAAAGGCAATAAGAGTACAACACGTGGGTCGCGCTGCGAATTGTTTCTGAAGCTTGGACAAGTTCTGTATGAGCTTCACGTGCTTCAAGCGGATGGAAAATCCCAATAGCCTTGCGGTTCAGCGTTGTGGCCCTGTTGTTGATGGCAAGAGCCTGTTGGCTGCGATTTTCGCGTTCCATCTCGCCGGCATTGGCTTCCATGGGTTCGAATGAACTCACGGCACGCATGATGTCAAACATTTTGTCTACGAAAGATTCTGCCTTGTCTGCATAAGTATCAAGGCGGTCCATCACTTCAGGAGCGAGTTCAACATCGTCTTCGTCTACAGAATCGATTTGTTTATCGATGTTTTGCGCAGTGACTTGATTTTTACCCTGTTCCTTATTTTCGTTGTACGCATTATCAAAAGACGAAATGTAATCCTCGTACTTTTTGTTATGCGTAACGAGTTCGGTTGGAGAATAGGATGATGTAAGAACCAGGGCCGGACGTTCAAAGCATGCCGTTCCTATACAGCCGGTCAGCATGCAGAACGAGAAGAGAAGGTACTGTGCACGAGCGGACCATTCTTCGGTTTGCACCATGCAAAGAATACCGAACAGGAAAAGCAAAAAGAACGACAATAAAATACCACCCTCGACATTTTGGACGATGATGGTATTTTTCACGAAATAGAATAAGCAGTCTATAATAATCGTCAGAGTTGAAAGAATAGCTCCGACAACTTTCGTATTACGCCCACTGGTCGTTGCCGTGGCGAATATCGTTACGAACGAGATTCCAAGCGGCAACGCATAGATAAGCGTCATTTCTGCAATTCCTTGATTCATTCAGAGAGTCTTTTATTAGAACGGAAGATCGACGTCTTCTTCGGCCATGCCTGCGTCATAGGCTGGAGCGCTGTTTTGCTGCATTCCGTTGAAGCTGTTCGGTTGGAAACTGTTAGCTTGGCTATAGCCGCCTGCTGCCGGGGCGCCGCCCTGACCACGCGGAGTGAGGAGCTGGAACGTGTCCATGTTGATTTCGGTGACATAGCGCTTTTGACCGCTAGTCTGGTCGGTCCAGCTACGGTTGGTGAGGGAACCTTCAACATAGAGGCTCATGCCCTTGCGAATACCAAGTTGTTCTACGATATCTGCTATTTTGCCCCAGCCAATAATGTTGTGCCAATCAGTCTGTTCTTTCTGTTCGCCATTGTTATCACGATAGCGGCGAGAAGTTGCAAGAGAAAAAGAAACACGCTTACGACCACCATTAGGATTGACACGGACTTCCGGATCTTTGCCAATGTTACCGATGAGCATAACCTTATTCAAATAAGCCATATTATTATCCTATTTTTATTTTTGAATTTTCGGAATCAAAAATACAAAAAGTAATTTGACAGTTTTGTGTCAAAAAACAAAAAATTTGGCGAAAATCCAATAATTTTTGTGGATTTAACAAAAAACCATGTGGAGTAAACCACATGGCCTTTGCGATAAAGAGAATTATAAGAGAAACAGCCACGATTAGTATTCAAAGTTCACGCGGTAACGCTTGTGGCCGTTTGGTGAAACCTTGGCGCCCTTGGCGTTAACAAGTCCACGGTTGTCCTTTGAAATAGTCGGGGTTGTGCGGACAGCGCGAATGGCATTCGTTTCGCTCGAAGAACTGGGCGGAATGATCTGTTCGCTGCTGGATGATGCTACTGCGCTGCTCGAAGAAGCCGGTGCGCTAGAAGAACTGGAAGCTATGCTGCTGGAAGATGCCGGTGCTTGTTCGTTATCTTTTGGAACCTGTCCGTTAAATCCTTCTTGGCCTTTTTTGGTAAGTGCGATGATGGCCATTCCATCCTTGGTAAAGATGTTGCTTGGGCTGATGTCAACGCGGTTGCCATCGAATGTCCAATCACCCTTGCTCCAACGGTTATTGTCGAAAGTGTCGAAATTATCGGTCCAAAGGAGTTTGAAGTCTGTGCCGTTGTCGCCTTCGCCCGGCTTATATTCATAGACTTTTACCCAGTTGATGAACTGATAAACCGGCAGAATGTTGTCGTTCCATGCGCCGACCCAACCTGCGTCTTCGTGAGACCACAAGTTGAAACGGAGACCTTGCGGTTTCAAGCCGAGATCATTCACCTGATTTTTGTCGCCCTGACCCCTGACTGTCTTGCGGACAACTTTGCCGTCCAAAATCCAAGCAACGTAATCGGGAGTCCATTCCATGCCGTATGTGTGGAACGACTGATTTGATGCTGGATTGATGGCGTGGTGATCTTCGCTAGTCACCTTGCGGTCGGGCTGGCCGTTTCCAGGGCCAAAGCCGGTAATGATATTGGATTGGAAACTGCTGGGATTCTTGCCCAAAATTTCTATATCCACTTCGACCCAGGGTTCATTACCGCCGAGATAAGAATCGTTGTGATAAAGAAACATGGAACTAACAGTTCCTGAGCCGGCAGCCATTTGCATACGGGCTTCGAACTTACCATACTTCCAAGTTTCGTTGGTATAAAGTTCAGCACCGCTGTAATTTTTAGCGCTAACGGCTGCAGTAAGGGCGGCTGCAACAATGGCGCTCTTGACTGCTGTCTTCTTGATATTCATTATGCCTCCAACGAGAATTCGATAAAAACATCCCACACACCAAGTTGGTCCCATGCACCAAAAGCATCCCACACACCAAAATATCCCACGCACCAAAGTGATCTAATGCAACAAAACATCCCATGCACCGACCAAACATCCTATCTCACTAGTCAAAAAATAAGTTAGTTTGGATGCCTTACCAATGCTTTCAAATGTGCTTGTGAAATATTCTGTATCGACTGTATTGAAAAAGGACCCCTTGCGGAGTCCTTTTGAAAACTTTTGTAAACAAAACTGATTTTTACTTGTTTACGCTAAAGCGGATTACTTTTTCGCCTTGTACTTTCAGCATGTAAACGCCATTGCGGAGAGAACTCAAGTCAACGGATTCGCCGGCGGAGACGCGTCCAATTAAAGTTGAACGGCCACGAAGGTCAACAACGCTGTAATTTAAGCTGTTCTCGCGAGAGACGCTAAAGCGCAAATTGCCATGGTCCATTTGGATTGCAGAATGGTGGGCGAGGGCAAACGTGCGCGATTTGATGGCGGTTGTGCCCGTAGACGAGGCTAGCTTGTAAAGGAAATTGAAAACCTTTTCCTTCACCGGAGTTTCGTATTCGTCTTTATCGTAAAATTCGTGTTTAACGCCTTCGACAAAATAGGATTCGTGTTCGATGTTTTGGGCGGTTAAAATAGAGTCGATGACAAAGCTGCCGTAAAGTGTTGGGGTTTCGACGTTCAATTTCATGCCGTTCATAGAGATTCCGCCGCTGAGAGGGCGACCTGTCTTGAAGAGAACGGTTGCATCGGCTGTTCCGTGGGCAAGGAATACTGGAGTATTGTTGTTGCCTATGAGGTTTGGATTGTGAATGCCACCCCATAAAGCGACGACGCCGTTAGCGTGGGCATCAAAGCCTTGTTCGCCATAAAGATCAATGACGCCTAGTTCTGGTGCGCCTTCTTTTTTGATGTAGCTAGGAAAATCCGCTTCGGTTTGAGCGTAAATATTTTCGAGAGAAAGGATGGCGCCAGCGCTATTGCCCATGAGGTAAATGCGGTTTGGGTCAATGCCGAGCGTTGATGCATTCTTGCGCATGTAGCGGACTGCTGCACCAATGTCTTGTACGCCGCGATAAACGGTACGTGCAAAATTGACGCTGTCGATGCTTAAGTCCGTGCCTGTTCCAGAAACTGTAACTCCGCGACGATACTGGATGGACGCAGTCACAAAGCCTCGTGCTGCAAGGGAATCGCAAAAGTTTACGGTTTGTTGGTCGGTGTCGTCTTTTGCTCCTGCGACCATGGAGCCTCCATGACTAACAA
Encoded proteins:
- a CDS encoding aspartate-semialdehyde dehydrogenase, producing MIRNVAIMGATGAVGQELLKILEQRNFPLQNLKLLASERSVGREYEFKGEKLKVELTCKDAFKNVDLVLSSAGASVSKEFAPIAVDAGAVVVDNTSFFRMDPNVPLVVPEVNPEDIKLHKGIIANPNCTTIMMVVALKPINDLSKIKTIHVSSYQSASGAGATGMAELKQQYQEIVEGKPVTVKKFAHQLAYNLIPHIDVFTDNGYTKEEMKMFNETQKIMHSDVRCAATCVRVSALRCHSEAISFETERALSVEEVRNAIKNGEGLQLCDDPANNVYPMPLNLMGTDDIYVGRIRKDLACDNGMNIWIVGDQIRKGAALNAVQIAERL
- a CDS encoding single-stranded DNA-binding protein; this translates as MAYLNKVMLIGNIGKDPEVRVNPNGGRKRVSFSLATSRRYRDNNGEQKEQTDWHNIIGWGKIADIVEQLGIRKGMSLYVEGSLTNRSWTDQTSGQKRYVTEINMDTFQLLTPRGQGGAPAAGGYSQANSFQPNSFNGMQQNSAPAYDAGMAEEDVDLPF
- a CDS encoding family 16 glycosylhydrolase, with amino-acid sequence MNIKKTAVKSAIVAAALTAAVSAKNYSGAELYTNETWKYGKFEARMQMAAGSGTVSSMFLYHNDSYLGGNEPWVEVDIEILGKNPSSFQSNIITGFGPGNGQPDRKVTSEDHHAINPASNQSFHTYGMEWTPDYVAWILDGKVVRKTVRGQGDKNQVNDLGLKPQGLRFNLWSHEDAGWVGAWNDNILPVYQFINWVKVYEYKPGEGDNGTDFKLLWTDNFDTFDNNRWSKGDWTFDGNRVDISPSNIFTKDGMAIIALTKKGQEGFNGQVPKDNEQAPASSSSIASSSSSAPASSSSAVASSSSEQIIPPSSSSETNAIRAVRTTPTISKDNRGLVNAKGAKVSPNGHKRYRVNFEY
- a CDS encoding carboxylesterase family protein, which codes for MIFHNSIKKDIFVTFATFALCATTANSAETRYKDRMFTVEKTKDIAFAADVPHLNSPHPLMDMIYSSTGEYIYFYTSETDVANKPLLLDLYTPKGDTETNRAVVIVSHGGSMVAGAKDDTDQQTVNFCDSLAARGFVTASIQYRRGVTVSGTGTDLSIDSVNFARTVYRGVQDIGAAVRYMRKNASTLGIDPNRIYLMGNSAGAILSLENIYAQTEADFPSYIKKEGAPELGVIDLYGEQGFDAHANGVVALWGGIHNPNLIGNNNTPVFLAHGTADATVLFKTGRPLSGGISMNGMKLNVETPTLYGSFVIDSILTAQNIEHESYFVEGVKHEFYDKDEYETPVKEKVFNFLYKLASSTGTTAIKSRTFALAHHSAIQMDHGNLRFSVSRENSLNYSVVDLRGRSTLIGRVSAGESVDLSSLRNGVYMLKVQGEKVIRFSVNK